In the Variovorax sp. S12S4 genome, one interval contains:
- the ugpQ gene encoding glycerophosphodiester phosphodiesterase: MPELKPWPYPRWVAHRGAGKLAPENTLAAFRLGASHGYRMFECDAKLSADGVAFLMHDAELDRTTNGHGIGGEQPWSALSQLDAGGWHSRAFAGEPLATLENLARFCLASNHLLNIEIKPTPGTERKTGEAVARQAARLWHGAAIPPLLTSFQVESLKGAQAVEPGLPRGLLLDKLWSGWLEAAIGLECAAIVCNHKLWDADTVAQVHGAGMRALSYTVNDEQAAQRLIALGTDGIITDRVDLFSPAA; encoded by the coding sequence ATGCCGGAACTGAAACCCTGGCCCTACCCGCGCTGGGTAGCGCACCGCGGCGCCGGCAAGCTGGCGCCCGAGAACACGCTGGCCGCGTTCAGGCTCGGCGCCTCGCATGGCTACCGCATGTTCGAGTGCGACGCCAAGCTCAGCGCCGACGGTGTGGCCTTTCTCATGCACGACGCCGAGCTCGACCGCACCACCAACGGCCACGGCATCGGCGGAGAGCAGCCGTGGAGCGCGCTCTCGCAGCTCGACGCGGGCGGCTGGCACTCGCGCGCCTTTGCGGGCGAGCCGCTCGCCACGCTCGAGAACCTGGCCCGCTTCTGCCTGGCCAGCAACCATCTGCTCAACATCGAGATCAAGCCCACGCCCGGTACCGAGCGCAAGACCGGCGAGGCGGTGGCGCGGCAAGCGGCCAGGCTTTGGCACGGCGCGGCCATTCCGCCGCTGCTCACCTCCTTCCAGGTCGAGTCGCTCAAGGGCGCCCAGGCGGTCGAGCCCGGCTTGCCGCGCGGGCTGCTGCTCGACAAGCTCTGGAGCGGCTGGCTGGAGGCCGCCATCGGCCTGGAGTGCGCCGCCATCGTCTGCAACCACAAGCTCTGGGACGCCGACACGGTGGCCCAGGTGCACGGCGCCGGCATGCGCGCGCTGAGCTACACGGTGAATGACGAACAGGCCGCGCAGCGGCTGATCGCCCTGGGCACCGACGGCATCATCACCGACCGGGTCGACCTGTTCAGCCCCGCCGCCTGA
- a CDS encoding MinD/ParA family ATP-binding protein, whose translation MSKLVPDQADGLRRLLAQSSVRLIAIAGMERRQGSTTAAMNLGAALAHMGKDVLLLDEHKASANSVRGAWAVDPLGTLADVATRRLTCEGAAARAECGVNVLPAVPGAQPDHVDPRLFWDGDVVLVDAALDSAGHLSPLARLADDLVVVLQPNPASITATYSGIKRLHYAHALHQLRLLVNGVAEPDAARRLMANLIDTGSRYLAISMHAAGWVRADPHLSDARRLRRTVVEAFPTSPAAVDFRVIGADVAQWPWRPSIRARDAEPARWRPEALAQQQAHEEREGRVHRSGQY comes from the coding sequence GTGAGCAAGCTGGTGCCGGATCAAGCCGACGGACTGCGGCGGCTGCTCGCCCAATCGTCCGTGCGGCTCATCGCCATCGCGGGTATGGAGCGCCGACAGGGCTCCACCACAGCGGCAATGAACCTGGGCGCGGCCCTGGCCCACATGGGCAAGGACGTGCTGCTGCTGGACGAGCACAAGGCCAGCGCAAATTCAGTTCGCGGCGCATGGGCCGTCGACCCGCTCGGAACGCTGGCCGATGTCGCCACCCGGCGGCTCACCTGCGAAGGCGCGGCCGCGCGCGCCGAGTGCGGCGTCAACGTGCTGCCGGCGGTGCCGGGCGCCCAGCCCGACCACGTCGACCCGCGTCTTTTCTGGGACGGCGACGTGGTGCTGGTCGACGCGGCACTCGACAGTGCCGGCCACTTGTCGCCGCTGGCGCGGCTGGCGGACGACCTGGTGGTGGTGCTCCAACCCAATCCCGCGTCCATCACCGCCACCTACTCGGGCATCAAGCGGCTGCACTACGCGCATGCGTTGCACCAGCTGCGGCTGCTGGTCAACGGCGTTGCCGAACCCGACGCGGCCCGGCGGCTCATGGCCAACCTGATCGACACGGGCAGCCGCTACCTGGCGATTTCGATGCATGCCGCGGGCTGGGTGCGCGCCGATCCGCACCTGAGCGATGCAAGGCGCCTGCGCCGGACCGTCGTGGAGGCGTTCCCGACCAGCCCGGCGGCGGTGGACTTCCGCGTCATCGGCGCCGACGTTGCGCAGTGGCCGTGGCGCCCGTCGATTCGCGCACGCGACGCGGAGCCTGCGCGCTGGCGGCCCGAGGCGCTGGCGCAGCAACAAGCACATGAGGAAAGGGAAGGCCGTGTACACCGCTCAGGGCAATATTGA
- the flhB gene encoding flagellar biosynthesis protein FlhB produces MAEESDLEKTEPASPQRLEKAREEGDVARSRELVTFVMLGTAVAGLWLTAGSLGGTLRGALAQGMHFDRASAFDPTYMMARAGLMAYEALIALAPLFGMMVVAAVVAPMMLGGWLFSAKAIGPKFNKLDPIAGIGRMFSTQALSELIKALAKSLLIGWVAWLVIMGNIEEVNALMAQSERAALPQMIALVARNCALIASALLLVALIDVPYQLWSYHRKLRMSREDLRQEHKESEGDPHIKAQIRRQQQQMARRRMMAEVPKADIVVTNPTHFAVALKYVDHDMRAPRVVAKGSDLVAARIRELARENNVAILEAPPLTRALFKHTRLGDEIPAGLYTAVAEVLAWVYQLKRWKSEGGEAPRTPVDLPIPESLEYSLDAA; encoded by the coding sequence ATGGCTGAAGAAAGCGACCTCGAAAAAACGGAACCCGCCTCACCGCAGCGCCTTGAAAAGGCCCGCGAGGAAGGGGACGTTGCCCGGTCGCGGGAGCTGGTCACCTTCGTAATGCTGGGTACGGCGGTTGCCGGCCTGTGGCTCACGGCGGGCTCGCTCGGCGGCACCTTGCGAGGCGCGCTGGCCCAGGGCATGCACTTCGACCGCGCCTCGGCGTTCGACCCCACCTACATGATGGCCCGCGCCGGGCTCATGGCGTACGAGGCGCTGATCGCGCTGGCGCCGCTGTTCGGCATGATGGTGGTGGCCGCGGTGGTCGCCCCCATGATGCTCGGCGGCTGGCTGTTCTCGGCCAAGGCCATCGGCCCCAAGTTCAACAAGCTCGACCCGATTGCCGGCATCGGCCGCATGTTCTCGACGCAGGCGCTGTCGGAGCTGATCAAGGCGCTGGCCAAGTCGCTGCTGATCGGCTGGGTGGCCTGGCTGGTGATCATGGGCAACATCGAAGAGGTCAATGCGCTCATGGCGCAGTCGGAGCGCGCCGCGCTGCCGCAGATGATCGCCCTGGTGGCGCGCAACTGCGCCCTGATTGCCTCCGCCCTGCTGCTGGTGGCCCTCATCGACGTGCCCTACCAGCTGTGGAGCTACCACCGCAAGCTGCGCATGTCGCGCGAAGACCTGCGCCAGGAGCACAAGGAAAGCGAAGGCGACCCGCACATCAAGGCGCAGATCCGCCGCCAGCAACAGCAGATGGCGCGCCGCCGGATGATGGCCGAGGTGCCCAAGGCCGACATCGTGGTGACCAACCCCACGCACTTTGCGGTGGCACTCAAGTATGTGGACCACGACATGCGTGCACCGCGCGTGGTGGCCAAGGGAAGCGACCTCGTCGCGGCGCGCATCCGCGAGCTTGCACGCGAGAACAACGTCGCCATTCTCGAAGCCCCGCCGCTCACGCGTGCGCTGTTCAAGCACACCCGCCTGGGCGACGAAATCCCGGCCGGCCTGTACACCGCGGTGGCCGAAGTGCTGGCCTGGGTCTACCAGCTCAAGCGCTGGAAGAGCGAAGGCGGCGAAGCGCCGCGCACGCCCGTCGACCTGCCCATTCCCGAATCGCTCGAATACTCGTTGGACGCCGCATGA
- a CDS encoding DUF3772 domain-containing protein, whose amino-acid sequence MSFIPRLMAFWLAALLCCAAAVAQPDAGTGANSAAAAALAPEPTVAELREQLSKITASSEPDADVRKLVAQINEIGTQADKFVAARTGELADLNARLGELGNPPAAGTTEDPDITRQRARLTKERNALDADIRLARLLAIDVRQRSAELLTQRRALFEAQITERAPSPLGGEFWRDLREAWPSDLERLSALASGLQDGLALAMQQDGARTAVLGALLLAVLLAILGNWVAEHLLTRIAARLLPAGRLRRSLLVIAIVASHVLLVAIAAHGFVWVLEEYATWEPQARKAMRSMAQALVFMAFVIGLGRALLATRRPTWRLPPIPDAMATRLAALPWLVALVAALAWTPAEINQLVNASFAAVVATHVLTALVLTALVGAVMYRLKALRADAPEAGLPERPMWVGLLVACIGVLIVTIWVLVAVGYVALASFLASQLTWSGIVAAAFYVLFKFADDVFMAGVSSRSTFGQRLQKSFGLAPQTLDQAATVLSGLSRVALFFYMLIALAAPLGTGPGEVFQRSGKFGTGVKVGEFQLVPGAIFSAIAVALVGFIVLRVFKRWLARSYLPSTQFEPGMQSSITTLLGYVGGILVVAFSLSALGIGIERIAWVASALSVGIGFGLQAIVQNFISGLILLAEQPVKVGDWVVLGTTEGDVRRINVRATEIQLGDRSTVIVPNSEFITKTVRNMTLANAEGRVLIRLPLPLTTDAQRVRDLILEACRAHEGVLETPAPSLTLEGIEGGLLIFQAIAYVPSPRLAGSVRSDLLFTILERLRAERIELVPYAAVAPPVAASDGAAPAAA is encoded by the coding sequence ATGAGTTTCATCCCACGCCTGATGGCCTTTTGGCTGGCGGCCCTGCTGTGTTGCGCCGCCGCGGTGGCGCAGCCGGACGCCGGCACCGGCGCCAACAGCGCCGCAGCCGCGGCGCTCGCGCCCGAACCCACCGTGGCCGAACTGCGCGAGCAGCTCTCCAAGATCACCGCTTCGTCCGAACCCGACGCCGACGTTCGCAAGCTCGTCGCGCAGATCAACGAGATCGGCACCCAGGCCGACAAGTTCGTTGCCGCGCGCACCGGCGAACTGGCCGACCTGAACGCCCGGCTCGGCGAGCTCGGCAACCCGCCGGCCGCGGGCACGACGGAAGACCCCGACATCACGCGCCAGCGCGCCCGCCTCACCAAGGAGCGCAATGCGCTGGATGCGGACATCAGGCTCGCGCGCCTCCTGGCCATCGACGTGCGGCAGCGCAGCGCCGAGCTTCTCACCCAGCGCCGGGCGCTTTTCGAGGCGCAGATCACCGAGCGTGCCCCTTCTCCGCTCGGCGGCGAGTTCTGGCGCGACCTGCGCGAGGCATGGCCCAGCGATCTCGAACGCCTGAGCGCGCTGGCGTCCGGCCTGCAAGACGGACTTGCGCTGGCCATGCAGCAGGATGGAGCCCGAACCGCGGTTCTCGGGGCGCTGTTGCTGGCGGTGCTGCTCGCAATACTGGGCAACTGGGTGGCCGAGCACCTGCTGACGCGCATTGCCGCACGGCTGCTGCCGGCGGGCCGGCTTCGGCGTTCGCTGCTGGTCATCGCCATCGTGGCAAGCCATGTGCTGCTGGTTGCCATTGCGGCGCACGGCTTCGTGTGGGTGCTCGAGGAATACGCCACCTGGGAGCCGCAGGCACGCAAGGCCATGCGTTCGATGGCGCAGGCGCTGGTGTTCATGGCTTTCGTCATCGGGCTGGGCCGCGCGCTGCTGGCCACCAGGCGCCCGACCTGGCGCCTGCCGCCCATTCCCGATGCGATGGCAACACGCCTGGCCGCACTGCCGTGGCTGGTCGCGCTGGTGGCCGCGCTGGCCTGGACGCCGGCTGAAATCAACCAGCTGGTGAACGCCAGCTTCGCCGCCGTGGTGGCCACCCATGTGCTCACGGCGCTGGTGCTCACGGCGCTGGTCGGCGCGGTGATGTATCGCCTGAAGGCGCTGCGCGCCGATGCGCCCGAGGCCGGCCTGCCCGAGCGGCCGATGTGGGTGGGCCTGCTGGTGGCATGCATCGGCGTGCTCATCGTCACGATCTGGGTGCTGGTCGCGGTGGGGTATGTGGCGCTTGCGAGCTTCCTGGCTTCGCAGCTCACCTGGAGCGGCATCGTCGCGGCCGCTTTCTATGTGCTGTTCAAGTTTGCCGACGACGTTTTCATGGCCGGTGTGTCGTCGCGCAGCACCTTCGGGCAGCGCCTGCAAAAGAGCTTTGGCCTTGCGCCGCAAACGCTCGACCAGGCGGCCACGGTGCTCTCCGGCCTGAGCCGCGTGGCGCTGTTCTTCTACATGCTGATCGCGCTGGCGGCGCCCCTGGGCACCGGGCCCGGCGAAGTGTTCCAGCGCAGCGGCAAGTTCGGCACCGGCGTGAAGGTGGGCGAGTTCCAGCTGGTGCCCGGCGCCATCTTCAGCGCCATTGCCGTGGCGCTGGTGGGCTTCATCGTGCTGCGGGTGTTCAAGCGCTGGCTGGCGCGCAGCTACCTGCCGAGCACGCAGTTCGAGCCGGGCATGCAGAGTTCGATCACCACGCTGCTGGGCTACGTGGGCGGCATCCTGGTGGTGGCGTTCTCGCTCTCGGCGCTGGGCATCGGCATCGAGCGCATCGCGTGGGTGGCCAGCGCGCTGTCGGTGGGCATCGGCTTCGGCCTGCAGGCCATCGTGCAGAACTTCATCTCGGGCCTCATTCTCCTGGCCGAGCAGCCGGTGAAGGTGGGCGACTGGGTGGTGCTGGGCACCACCGAGGGCGATGTGCGGCGCATCAACGTGCGCGCCACGGAAATCCAGCTCGGAGACCGCTCGACGGTCATCGTGCCCAACTCCGAGTTCATCACCAAGACCGTCCGCAACATGACGCTGGCCAATGCGGAAGGCCGGGTGCTCATTCGCCTGCCGCTGCCGCTGACCACCGACGCCCAGCGCGTGCGCGACCTCATCCTGGAGGCCTGCCGCGCGCACGAGGGCGTGCTGGAAACGCCCGCGCCTTCGCTCACGCTCGAAGGCATCGAGGGCGGCCTGCTCATCTTCCAGGCCATTGCCTATGTGCCCAGCCCGCGCCTGGCGGGCAGCGTGCGCAGCGACCTGCTGTTCACCATCCTGGAGCGCCTGCGCGCGGAACGGATCGAGCTGGTGCCCTATGCGGCCGTGGCGCCGCCGGTTGCCGCTTCGGACGGCGCCGCGCCGGCCGCGGCCTAG
- the flhF gene encoding flagellar biosynthesis protein FlhF yields MNTQTDVRTSARKFVAPTSREALRLAREALGAEAMVLTNRVVAEGVEIVAMAPDEVEEVRASAPVAQAAAQPMPAPAPAPAPVAAPAAAPASAFMLTPAPAPAPAAAPVAVESVLGELHSMRCMIEEQLAGVVWNDKQRRDPMRGRLLRTLLGAGFSARLSKAMLEHLPTGQSYAQGMAFVRSELIRTLPVHEDEDALLAQGGVYALMGPTGVGKTTTTAKLAARCVMRFGAEKLALVTTDSYRIGAYEQLRIYGQILNVPVYAVKDAADLHLVLQDLRDKHMVLIDTVGMSQRDRAVSDQIAMFCNSQRPVKRLLLLNAASHGDTLNEVVHAYRHGGGNELAGCIFTKVDEATHPGALIDTVIRHRLPVHYVSSGQKVPENLMRADRAQLVDSVFQANSRSALFVPGESDMQDGSAANADASAAQAEAERQRLRYRQLIRAMAHDAQEVAAAAAALANAPLGFEQSRALWRQAADENVGHKAVLEALMTHATSEIATGCDTHLLALSSQVGLKSDEGGDAYQCHGSLLLSDRTGMPLSAPNQWLSTGTARNPADPARRPGVRQVQWLRQQDFGKTVVHVLSRLPAAELMLQWKVQRQQWLARAPGSTAVIDPRTGEYATLTGLDFSFGEEHLVTFKGRPALQAEAQAHITLRTDGGPPGLRCVVTRITDPRSRKVLAQTYALSNVDQEVSVQQLAQWQAWAAEAEPCFRLLRQGLSVIGGLGEAGDPHMMKRLLIAGQVTTTVWRLLQAEGDWAGRTRALLGQLTGRPVRPGRPLSGNVLYAGMGKLFFLLEALDT; encoded by the coding sequence TTGAACACCCAGACAGACGTGCGGACCAGCGCACGCAAGTTCGTCGCCCCCACCAGCCGGGAAGCCCTGCGCCTTGCGCGCGAAGCACTCGGCGCCGAAGCGATGGTGCTGACCAATCGCGTGGTTGCCGAAGGCGTGGAAATCGTCGCCATGGCGCCGGACGAAGTGGAAGAAGTGCGTGCAAGCGCACCCGTGGCGCAGGCCGCAGCGCAACCCATGCCGGCCCCCGCTCCTGCACCCGCTCCTGTTGCAGCTCCTGCAGCCGCCCCTGCGTCCGCCTTCATGCTCACCCCGGCGCCCGCCCCCGCACCCGCGGCGGCCCCCGTCGCAGTCGAGAGCGTGCTCGGAGAGCTGCACTCGATGCGCTGCATGATCGAAGAACAGCTCGCCGGCGTGGTGTGGAACGACAAGCAGCGCCGCGACCCGATGCGCGGCCGCCTGCTGCGCACGCTGCTCGGCGCCGGCTTCAGCGCGCGGCTCTCCAAGGCCATGCTTGAGCACCTGCCCACGGGCCAGAGCTATGCCCAGGGCATGGCCTTCGTGCGCTCCGAGCTGATCCGGACCCTTCCGGTGCATGAAGATGAAGACGCGCTGCTGGCGCAAGGCGGCGTGTATGCGCTGATGGGCCCCACCGGCGTGGGCAAGACCACGACCACGGCCAAGCTTGCCGCGCGCTGCGTGATGCGCTTCGGCGCCGAGAAGCTGGCGCTGGTCACCACCGACAGCTACCGTATCGGCGCCTACGAACAGCTGCGCATCTACGGCCAGATCCTCAATGTGCCGGTGTACGCCGTGAAGGATGCGGCCGACCTGCACCTGGTGCTGCAAGACCTGCGCGACAAGCACATGGTGCTGATCGACACGGTCGGCATGAGCCAGCGCGACCGCGCCGTCTCCGACCAGATCGCCATGTTCTGCAACAGCCAGCGCCCCGTGAAGCGGCTGCTGCTGCTCAATGCCGCCAGCCACGGCGACACGCTCAATGAAGTGGTGCACGCCTACCGGCATGGCGGCGGCAACGAACTGGCGGGCTGCATCTTCACCAAGGTCGACGAAGCCACCCACCCCGGCGCGCTGATCGACACCGTGATTCGCCACCGCCTGCCGGTGCACTATGTGTCCAGCGGACAGAAGGTGCCCGAGAACCTGATGCGCGCCGACCGCGCCCAGTTGGTGGACAGCGTGTTCCAGGCCAACAGCCGCAGCGCGCTCTTCGTTCCCGGCGAAAGCGACATGCAGGATGGGTCTGCCGCAAACGCCGATGCGTCCGCCGCGCAGGCCGAGGCCGAACGGCAGCGGCTGCGCTACCGCCAGCTGATTCGCGCCATGGCGCACGATGCGCAAGAGGTGGCCGCCGCCGCGGCCGCGCTCGCAAACGCCCCCCTCGGCTTCGAGCAATCGCGTGCGCTCTGGCGCCAGGCCGCCGACGAGAACGTCGGCCACAAGGCGGTGCTGGAGGCGCTCATGACGCACGCCACGAGCGAGATCGCGACCGGTTGCGACACCCACCTGCTTGCGCTGTCGAGCCAGGTCGGACTCAAGTCGGATGAAGGCGGCGACGCGTACCAATGCCATGGCAGCCTGCTGCTGTCCGACCGCACCGGCATGCCCCTTTCCGCGCCCAACCAGTGGCTTTCCACCGGCACGGCGCGCAACCCCGCCGATCCGGCGCGCAGGCCCGGCGTGCGGCAAGTGCAATGGCTGCGCCAGCAGGACTTCGGCAAGACCGTGGTGCACGTGCTGTCGCGGCTGCCCGCGGCCGAGCTCATGCTGCAGTGGAAAGTGCAGCGCCAGCAATGGCTCGCGCGCGCACCCGGCTCCACCGCGGTCATCGATCCGCGCACCGGCGAATACGCCACCCTCACCGGCCTGGACTTCTCGTTCGGCGAAGAACACCTCGTGACCTTCAAGGGCCGCCCCGCGCTGCAGGCTGAAGCCCAGGCCCACATCACGCTGCGCACCGACGGCGGCCCGCCCGGCCTGCGCTGCGTGGTCACCCGCATCACCGATCCGCGCAGCCGCAAGGTGCTGGCGCAGACCTATGCACTCTCCAACGTCGACCAGGAAGTTTCCGTTCAGCAGCTTGCGCAATGGCAGGCCTGGGCCGCCGAAGCGGAGCCCTGCTTCCGCCTGCTGCGCCAGGGCCTCTCGGTCATCGGTGGGCTCGGCGAGGCGGGCGATCCGCACATGATGAAGCGCCTGCTCATCGCAGGCCAGGTCACCACCACCGTGTGGCGGCTGCTGCAGGCTGAAGGCGACTGGGCCGGCCGCACGCGCGCGCTGCTGGGCCAGCTGACCGGCCGCCCGGTGCGTCCGGGGCGTCCGCTTTCGGGCAATGTTCTGTATGCAGGCATGGGCAAGCTGTTCTTCCTGCTGGAGGCGCTGGACACGTGA
- a CDS encoding RNA polymerase sigma factor FliA, translating to MRKGKAVYTAQGNIEKSHLLKQHQPMVRRMALQMLAKLPASVELDDLIQAGMIGLLDASTRYQDNRGAQFETFASQRIRGAMLDELRASDWGSRNLRQQARKVEQAIQSLEHRLGRPATEGEIAKELKMDLDDYQSLLQEIQGCQLLYVEDFAQEGESDNPWLDRQARGGRPGADDDPLAQLLEAGFRHELVDAIAALPERDQLLLNLYYEEELNLREIGAILEVTQSRVCQLHAQAISRLRANLKDSL from the coding sequence ATGAGGAAAGGGAAGGCCGTGTACACCGCTCAGGGCAATATTGAAAAGTCTCATCTGCTGAAGCAGCACCAGCCCATGGTGCGTCGCATGGCGCTCCAGATGCTGGCCAAGCTGCCCGCCAGCGTCGAGCTCGACGACCTGATCCAGGCCGGCATGATCGGCCTGCTGGACGCCTCCACCCGCTACCAGGACAACCGCGGCGCGCAGTTCGAAACCTTTGCGAGCCAGCGCATCCGCGGCGCCATGCTCGACGAGCTGCGCGCGAGCGACTGGGGCTCCCGCAACCTGCGCCAGCAGGCCCGCAAGGTCGAGCAGGCGATCCAGTCGCTGGAGCACCGGCTGGGCCGGCCCGCCACCGAAGGGGAGATCGCCAAGGAACTGAAGATGGACCTGGACGACTACCAGTCGCTGCTGCAGGAGATCCAGGGCTGCCAGTTGCTGTACGTCGAAGACTTTGCGCAGGAAGGCGAATCCGACAACCCCTGGCTCGACCGCCAGGCGCGCGGCGGCCGCCCCGGCGCCGACGACGACCCGCTGGCGCAACTGCTCGAAGCCGGTTTTCGCCACGAGCTGGTCGACGCCATCGCCGCCCTGCCCGAGCGTGACCAGCTGCTGCTGAACCTCTACTACGAGGAAGAACTGAACCTGCGCGAGATCGGCGCCATCCTGGAAGTGACCCAGTCGCGCGTGTGCCAGCTGCACGCCCAGGCCATCAGCCGCCTGCGCGCAAACCTGAAAGATTCGCTCTAG
- the flhA gene encoding flagellar biosynthesis protein FlhA, with protein sequence MNATLTRLQAQLFSGAQWKGLAGPVLIVLILSMMVLPLPAFLLDLLFTFNIAMSVMVLLVSMYTMKALDFAAFPAVLLFSTLLRLSLNVASTRVVLMHGHTGPDAAGKVIEAFGHFLVGGNFAVGVMVFIILVLINFMVITKGAGRIAEVGARFMLDAMPGKQMAIDADLNAGLIGEDVARKRRQEVAQEADFYGSMDGASKFVRGDAVAGLLIMVINIIGGLVVGMVQHGLDFSTAGKTYTLLAIGDGLVAQIPALVISTAAGVIVSRVTTDEDVGRQLTGQLFSNPQVLFLTAGLIGLMGMIPGMPNLAFLLIAGGLVWLGRRILKRAPQAAAEQAAAAQAAAAPAVEAPEATWDDVALVDPLGMEVGYRLIPLVDQTQNGELLGRIKSIRKKTAQEIGFLAPVVHIRDNLEIAPNTYVISLKGVEIGRGEAFPNQWMAINPGQVTGTLPGTPTQDPAFHLPAVWIDASLRQEAQVLGYTVVDACTVMATHLNHLIQTHAAELLGRQEVQQLLDQIGKTAPKLTEDLVPKVISLSTLHKVLQNLLDEEVSIRDMRTILDVMAEHAPTVKDAAELTSLTRLALGRAITQQLFPGDSELQVIGLDGALDSVLQQALANNNGIEPGLANSLMQQTRAAIARQEQMGLAPVLVVQHSLRVLLSRFLRRSFRQLKVLSHAEIPDTRNIKITATIGGRV encoded by the coding sequence ATGAACGCCACGCTGACCCGCCTGCAGGCGCAACTGTTCTCCGGAGCCCAGTGGAAGGGCCTTGCCGGCCCGGTGCTGATCGTGCTCATCCTGAGCATGATGGTGCTGCCGCTGCCGGCCTTCCTGCTCGACCTGCTGTTCACCTTCAACATCGCGATGTCGGTGATGGTGCTGCTGGTGAGCATGTACACCATGAAGGCGCTGGACTTCGCGGCCTTTCCCGCCGTGCTGCTGTTCTCCACGCTGCTGCGCCTGTCGCTCAATGTGGCTTCCACGCGCGTGGTGCTGATGCACGGCCACACGGGTCCGGATGCCGCGGGCAAGGTGATCGAGGCCTTCGGCCACTTTCTCGTGGGCGGCAACTTCGCGGTCGGCGTGATGGTGTTCATCATCCTGGTGCTGATCAACTTCATGGTGATCACCAAGGGCGCGGGGCGCATCGCCGAGGTGGGCGCGCGCTTCATGCTCGACGCCATGCCCGGCAAGCAGATGGCGATCGACGCCGACCTGAACGCCGGCCTCATCGGTGAAGACGTGGCACGCAAGCGCCGCCAGGAAGTCGCGCAGGAAGCCGACTTCTACGGCTCGATGGACGGTGCCAGCAAGTTCGTGCGCGGCGACGCGGTGGCCGGCCTCCTGATCATGGTGATCAACATCATCGGCGGGCTGGTGGTCGGCATGGTGCAGCACGGGCTGGACTTCAGCACCGCCGGCAAGACCTACACGCTGCTGGCCATCGGCGACGGCCTGGTGGCGCAGATTCCGGCGCTGGTGATCTCCACCGCCGCCGGCGTCATCGTTTCGCGCGTGACCACCGACGAAGACGTGGGCCGCCAGCTGACCGGCCAGCTGTTCTCCAACCCGCAGGTGCTCTTTCTGACGGCCGGCCTCATCGGCCTGATGGGCATGATCCCCGGCATGCCGAACCTGGCGTTCCTGCTGATTGCGGGTGGCCTGGTGTGGCTGGGCCGGCGCATCCTCAAGCGCGCACCGCAGGCTGCCGCCGAGCAGGCCGCCGCAGCGCAGGCCGCCGCCGCACCCGCGGTGGAAGCGCCCGAGGCCACGTGGGACGACGTGGCGCTGGTCGATCCGCTGGGCATGGAAGTCGGCTACCGCCTGATTCCGCTGGTCGACCAGACGCAGAACGGCGAACTGCTGGGCCGCATCAAGAGCATCCGCAAGAAGACCGCGCAAGAAATCGGCTTCCTGGCGCCGGTGGTGCACATCCGCGACAACCTCGAGATTGCGCCCAACACCTATGTCATCAGCCTGAAGGGCGTCGAGATCGGCCGCGGCGAAGCCTTCCCCAACCAGTGGATGGCCATCAACCCCGGCCAGGTGACCGGCACCCTGCCCGGCACGCCGACGCAAGACCCGGCCTTCCACCTGCCCGCGGTGTGGATCGACGCCAGCCTTCGCCAGGAGGCGCAGGTGCTCGGCTACACGGTGGTCGATGCCTGCACCGTCATGGCCACGCACCTGAACCACCTGATCCAGACCCACGCCGCCGAACTGCTGGGCCGCCAGGAAGTGCAGCAGCTGCTCGACCAGATCGGCAAGACCGCGCCCAAGCTCACCGAAGACCTGGTGCCGAAGGTCATTTCGCTGAGCACGCTGCACAAGGTGCTGCAGAACCTGCTCGACGAAGAGGTGTCGATCCGCGACATGCGCACCATTCTCGACGTGATGGCCGAGCACGCGCCCACCGTGAAGGACGCGGCCGAGCTCACCTCGCTCACGCGCCTGGCGCTTGGCCGCGCGATCACGCAGCAGCTGTTCCCGGGCGATTCCGAACTGCAGGTGATCGGCCTGGACGGCGCGCTCGACAGCGTGCTGCAGCAGGCGCTCGCCAACAACAACGGCATCGAGCCGGGCCTTGCCAACAGCCTGATGCAGCAGACCCGCGCCGCGATTGCGCGCCAGGAGCAAATGGGCCTTGCGCCGGTGCTGGTCGTCCAGCATTCGCTGCGGGTCCTGCTTTCGCGCTTCCTGCGCCGCAGCTTCCGCCAACTCAAGGTTCTCTCGCACGCCGAGATACCTGACACCCGCAACATCAAGATCACCGCCACCATCGGAGGAAGAGTTTGA